The following proteins are co-located in the Ictalurus punctatus breed USDA103 chromosome 14, Coco_2.0, whole genome shotgun sequence genome:
- the lingo1a gene encoding leucine-rich repeat and immunoglobulin-like domain-containing nogo receptor-interacting protein 1, giving the protein MVAVDVSGHSYLVACWQPILILLLATVLSGSTTGCPSRCECNAQDRAVVCHRKKLMSVPEGIPSETRYLDLSKNRIKTINPDEFSGFPNLEELELNENTISTIEPGAFNNLYGLRTLGLRSNKLKLIQLGVFTGLSNLTRLDISENKIVILLDYMFQDLYNLRSLEVGDNDLVFISHRAFHGLNSLEHLTLEKCNLTSVPTEAFTHLHSLNTLCLRNLNINSIRDYSFKRLFRLKVLEIANWPYLDTMTTNCLYGLNLTSLTITNANLTSIPYVALRHLVYLRFLNMSYNPIVIIEGNKLHDLLRLQEFHLVGGRLAIIEPYSFRGLNYLKILNVSGNALNTLEESAFHSVGNLETLVLYDNPLACDCRLLWVFRRRWRLNFNRQQPTCTSPEFVQGKEFKDFPDILQPNYFTCRKSRIRDRKAQQTYVDEGTTVHFACQADGDPAPVIMWLSPQKQFITPKTIGRLTMFPDGTLEVRYAQIQDNGTYVCIASNAGGNDTAVAHLHVHSYSPDWPNQPNKTFAFISNQPSDSGPNGTKATVPFPFDIKTLIIATTMGFISFLGVVLFCLVLLFLWSRGKGNTKHNIEIEYVPRKSDAGLSSGAADAPRKFNMKMI; this is encoded by the coding sequence ATGGTGGCAGTGGACGTAAGTGGGCACAGCTACTTGGTGGCGTGCTGGCAGCCCATCCTAATTTTACTGCTTGCTACTGTGCTGTCCGGCTCTACCACAGGCTGCCCATCCCGTTGCGAGTGCAATGCCCAGGATCGTGCTGTTGTGTGCCACCGGAAAAAGTTGATGTCAGTTCCTGAGGGTATTCCATCTGAGACAAGATACCTAGACCTCAGTAAGAACCGCATTAAAACAATTAACCCAGACGAATTCTCTGGGTTTCCCAACTTGGAGGAGCTAGAATTGAATGAAAACACCATATCCACCATTGAACCTGGGGCCTTTAACAACCTGTATGGCCTTCGGACTCTTGGGCTGCGCAGCAACAAGCTTAAACTTATTCAGCTGGGTGTATTCACAGGCCTCAGTAACCTTACCAGGCTTGATATCAGTGAGAATAAAATAGTTATCCTGCTAGACTATATGTTCCAGGATCTCTATAATCTACGCTCTCTGGAAGTGGGTGATAATGACCTGGTGTTTATATCCCACCGAGCATTCCATGGCCTCAACAGCCTGGAACACCTGACACTGGAAAAGTGCAACCTGACCTCTGTTCCCACAGAGGCCTTTACTCATTTGCACAGCCTCAACACTTTGTGTCTGCGCAATCTCAACATTAACAGCATCAGAGATTATTCTTTCAAACGCCTCTTTCGTCTCAAAGTTCTGGAGATTGCTAATTGGCCATACCTGGACACAATGACTACTAACTGCTTGTACGGTTTGAATCTTACATCCTTAACGATCACCAATGCAAATTTAACCTCGATCCCATATGTGGCACTCCGCCACCTGGTTTACCTACGATTCTTAAATATGTCTTACAACCCCATTGTAATCATTGAAGGGAACAAGCTACATGACCTGCTCAGACTGCAGGAGTTTCACCTGGTTGGTGGTAGACTGGCTATAATAGAGCCATATTCATTTAGAGGACTCAACTATCTAAAGATCTTGAATGTGTCAGGGAATGCTTTAAATACCTTGGAAGAATCAGCTTTCCACTCAGTGGGAAACCTGGAGACACTGGTGCTATATGACAACCCTCTGGCATGTGACTGTAGGCTTCTCTGGGTATTCCGTCGCAGGTGGAGGCTCAACTTCAACCGCCAGCAGCCCACATGCACCTCACCTGAGTTCGTCCAGGGAAAAGAGTTCAAAGATTTCCCTGATATCTTGCAGCCTAATTACTTCACATGCCGCAAATCAAGAATCCGGGACCGCAAAGCACAGCAGACGTATGTGGATGAAGGAACAACTGTGCATTTTGCATGCCAGGCAGATGGAGATCCAGCCCCAGTTATCATGTGGCTTTCCCCACAAAAGCAGTTCATTACCCCAAAAACGATAGGAAGACTTACCATGTTTCCTGATGGTACTTTAGAGGTGCGCTACGCTCAGATCCAAGACAATGGGACATATGTGTGTATTGCAAGTAATGCAGGTGGAAACGACACTGCTGTTGCTCACCTTCATGTCCACAGCTACTCTCCTGACTGGCCCAACCAGCCCAACAAAACCTTTGCTTTCATTTCTAACCAGCCCAGTGACAGCGGTCCCAATGGGACAAAAGCTACTGTTCCTTTCCCCTTTGACATCAAGACTCTTATCATTGCCACCACCATGGGATTCATCTCCTTCCTTGGAGTGGTATTATTCTGTTTGGTATTGCTGTTTCTGTGGAGCCGGGGCAAAGGTAACACTAAACACAACATCGAGATTGAGTACGTACCACGTAAATCAGATGCAGGACTAAGCAGTGGTGCTGCTGATGCACCTCGCAAATTTaatatgaaaatgatttaa